One region of Paucibacter aquatile genomic DNA includes:
- a CDS encoding trypsin-like serine protease, with the protein MNHPSTRLQRGLIAAAVALTASASAMAQTSASDYFVGKEALVVSTGNPASWVLQPGADSGALDGVARLLYSNDQGGWICSGSLLAGGQYVLTAAHCADNFNSMTVDFKQGAVTRNVVQAWVHSGWTGALGTGADIAIVKLDQAVTDINGFALSTSNDLKKDFLLAGYGLTGTGATGNSGGFDWGKAHYGYNTIDVADQGAFGVEYISDFDNGSNAKNAIARLGAAWGTGWTSSTGLGAGLEAQISGGDSGGGDFVWDADNNRWLLAGVHSWGWGACNAALGVEDCDALAGTNSSFGDLAASTAVFSHAEWIGSITAVPEPQTYALMALGLLAVGASVRRRKA; encoded by the coding sequence ATGAACCACCCCTCCACACGCCTGCAGCGCGGCCTGATCGCCGCCGCTGTGGCCTTGACGGCCAGCGCATCGGCCATGGCGCAAACCTCTGCCAGCGATTACTTCGTCGGCAAAGAGGCTCTGGTGGTCTCCACCGGCAACCCGGCTTCCTGGGTCCTGCAACCCGGCGCTGACAGCGGTGCGCTCGATGGCGTGGCCCGCTTGCTCTATTCCAATGACCAAGGCGGCTGGATCTGCTCGGGATCCCTGCTGGCTGGCGGCCAGTATGTGTTGACCGCTGCACACTGCGCCGACAACTTCAACTCGATGACGGTGGACTTCAAGCAAGGCGCCGTGACTCGCAATGTGGTCCAGGCTTGGGTGCACAGCGGTTGGACTGGTGCCCTGGGCACCGGCGCTGACATCGCCATCGTCAAGCTGGACCAGGCCGTCACCGACATCAACGGCTTCGCCCTGAGCACCAGCAACGATCTGAAGAAAGACTTCCTGCTGGCAGGCTATGGCCTGACCGGTACCGGTGCCACCGGTAACAGCGGCGGCTTCGACTGGGGCAAGGCGCACTACGGCTACAACACCATCGACGTGGCAGATCAGGGTGCATTCGGTGTCGAGTACATCAGCGACTTTGACAACGGCAGCAACGCCAAGAACGCCATCGCGCGCCTGGGTGCCGCCTGGGGTACGGGCTGGACCAGCAGCACCGGTTTGGGTGCAGGCCTGGAGGCTCAAATCTCCGGCGGTGACTCCGGCGGCGGCGATTTCGTCTGGGATGCCGACAACAACCGCTGGCTGCTGGCTGGCGTGCATTCCTGGGGCTGGGGTGCCTGCAATGCTGCGCTCGGCGTGGAAGACTGTGATGCCCTGGCTGGCACCAACTCCAGCTTCGGCGACCTGGCTGCGTCCACGGCCGTGTTCTCGCATGCCGAATGGATCGGTTCCATCACGGCCGTGCCCGAGCCGCAGACCTATGCCTTGATGGCCCTGGGCCTGCTGGCCGTGGGCGCCAGCGTGCGCCGCCGCAAGGCCTGA
- a CDS encoding trypsin-like serine protease, with amino-acid sequence MAKNKATLHWIAAAALLAMAGGAQALGNQQAPNQSLPSSVGGLGNLDPLTGNTSSPSNWRFAPGQSIAGVAGLLDGVARLSFTTSGGGSYGCSGSLLAGGQYVLTAAHCADDFTSMKVQFGWFNGTATVTRNVAVGDAILHPAWQGFNNSADNGSDIAILKLDAAVTTIHGYKLSTTNDVGKTHIMAGYGTTQNANVNSGTNWNDGAYGHYAFNTFDVDSKTFNKAVGDTLGAGWGYNPDYYRHGVTYMVDFDRGTAANNTLQRIADATGNQFSSDLGQGGVEGLIAGGDSGGGDFVWNGSEWVLSGVHSWGWQGNATNGFGACDFLGLSGCDNAMNNSASYGDLSGSTAVFSHGQWIASVTAVPEPQTYALMALGLLAVGAAARRRKA; translated from the coding sequence GTGGCAAAGAACAAAGCAACTCTTCACTGGATCGCGGCGGCCGCCTTGTTGGCCATGGCCGGCGGCGCACAGGCACTGGGCAATCAGCAGGCGCCGAACCAGAGCCTGCCCAGCAGCGTGGGCGGCCTGGGCAATCTGGACCCGCTGACCGGCAACACCAGCTCGCCCTCGAACTGGCGCTTCGCCCCCGGCCAGAGCATTGCCGGCGTGGCCGGCCTGCTGGACGGCGTGGCCCGTCTGAGCTTCACCACCAGCGGCGGCGGCAGCTATGGCTGCTCCGGCTCGCTGCTGGCCGGTGGCCAGTATGTGCTGACCGCGGCGCATTGCGCCGATGACTTCACCTCGATGAAGGTGCAGTTCGGCTGGTTCAATGGCACGGCCACCGTGACCCGCAACGTCGCCGTCGGCGACGCCATCCTGCACCCGGCCTGGCAGGGCTTCAACAACTCGGCCGACAACGGCTCGGACATCGCCATCCTGAAGCTGGATGCGGCCGTGACCACCATCCATGGCTACAAGCTGAGCACCACCAACGATGTCGGCAAGACCCACATCATGGCCGGCTACGGCACGACCCAGAACGCCAACGTCAACTCCGGCACCAACTGGAACGATGGCGCATACGGCCACTACGCCTTCAACACCTTTGACGTCGACAGCAAGACCTTCAACAAGGCCGTGGGTGACACCCTGGGCGCGGGCTGGGGCTACAACCCCGACTACTACCGCCATGGCGTGACCTATATGGTCGATTTCGATCGTGGCACCGCAGCCAACAACACCCTGCAACGCATCGCCGACGCCACCGGCAACCAGTTCAGCAGCGATCTGGGCCAAGGCGGCGTTGAAGGCCTGATCGCCGGTGGCGATTCGGGTGGCGGCGACTTTGTCTGGAACGGCTCCGAGTGGGTGCTGTCCGGCGTGCATTCCTGGGGCTGGCAAGGCAATGCCACGAATGGTTTTGGTGCCTGCGACTTCCTGGGTCTGAGCGGTTGCGACAACGCCATGAACAACAGCGCCAGCTATGGCGATCTGTCCGGTTCCACTGCGGTGTTCTCGCATGGCCAATGGATTGCTTCGGTCACCGCCGTGCCCGAGCCGCAAACCTACGCGCTGATGGCTCTGGGCCTGCTGGCTGTGGGCGCCGCTGCACGCCGTCGCAAGGCTTGA
- a CDS encoding class I SAM-dependent rRNA methyltransferase codes for MKKIVIRAGKERSLQRRHPWVFESSIARGSADAGETVRVESAEGAFLCWAAFSPQSQIRLRAWSFDEGQRIDAAFFRQRLDRALAVRTRLPIASDALRLVHGEADGLPGLIVDRYGDTLVAQFLSSGAERWKAVIADHLLAATGLSRLFERSDAQVRELEGLPQVTGWLRGEGATEVTISEHQWRLSLDVAEGHKTGYYLDQRDNRKKFADTVRQYGCQSVLNCYSYTGGFSVAALAGGAQEVVSVDSSAPALARATAHVALNGFAPELHRALDADVNATLRGFLKEGRQFDAIVLDPPKFAPTAAHAERAARAYKDINRLGLRLLKPGGVLFTFSCSGGISPDLFHKIVAGAGLDAEADGFILDRVGATPDHPQTICFPEGEYLKGLLILKS; via the coding sequence ATGAAGAAAATCGTCATCCGTGCCGGCAAGGAGCGCTCGCTGCAGCGCCGTCACCCTTGGGTGTTTGAGAGTTCGATCGCACGCGGCAGCGCCGATGCGGGCGAGACCGTGCGGGTCGAGTCGGCCGAGGGCGCCTTCCTGTGCTGGGCGGCGTTCAGCCCGCAATCTCAGATTCGCCTGCGTGCCTGGAGCTTTGACGAAGGCCAGCGCATTGACGCTGCCTTCTTCCGCCAGCGTCTGGACCGTGCCCTGGCGGTGCGCACACGCCTGCCGATTGCCTCGGATGCGCTGCGCCTGGTTCACGGCGAGGCCGATGGCCTGCCGGGCCTGATCGTCGACCGCTATGGCGACACTCTGGTGGCCCAGTTCCTGTCCAGCGGCGCCGAGCGCTGGAAGGCGGTCATCGCCGACCACCTCTTGGCCGCCACCGGCCTGAGCCGCCTGTTCGAGCGATCGGATGCGCAGGTGCGCGAGTTGGAGGGCTTGCCCCAGGTGACCGGCTGGCTGCGTGGCGAGGGCGCCACGGAAGTGACGATCAGCGAACACCAGTGGCGCCTGAGTCTGGACGTGGCCGAGGGCCACAAGACCGGCTACTACCTGGACCAGCGCGACAACCGCAAGAAGTTCGCCGACACCGTGCGCCAGTACGGCTGCCAGTCTGTGCTGAACTGCTACAGCTACACCGGCGGCTTTTCGGTGGCGGCGCTGGCGGGCGGGGCGCAGGAGGTGGTCAGCGTGGACTCCTCGGCGCCGGCCCTGGCCCGCGCCACGGCCCATGTGGCGCTGAACGGCTTTGCGCCTGAGCTGCACCGGGCGCTGGATGCCGATGTCAACGCCACCTTGCGCGGTTTTCTGAAAGAAGGCCGGCAGTTTGACGCCATCGTGCTGGACCCGCCCAAGTTCGCGCCCACGGCTGCCCACGCCGAGCGCGCCGCCCGCGCCTACAAGGACATCAACCGCCTCGGTCTGCGCCTGCTCAAGCCGGGTGGCGTGCTCTTCACCTTCTCCTGCTCGGGTGGCATCAGCCCGGATCTCTTCCACAAGATCGTGGCCGGTGCGGGCCTGGATGCCGAGGCCGATGGCTTCATCCTCGATCGCGTCGGCGCGACGCCCGACCATCCGCAGACCATCTGCTTCCCCGAGGGCGAGTACCTCAAAGGCTTGCTGATCCTGAAAAGCTGA
- a CDS encoding tyrosine recombinase XerC — translation MSPQRRPTDAAASERPAEAGPLAPLLQAYLDHVRVQRRLSARTLVIYTDGLRRLQALAEDAGIDLLQLSSAQARRWAARLHASSEGRAGLGPRSIALLLSVWRGLYRWLGREGRVAFNPFDGLRPPKSAKPLPKALAVDDAVQLASYRDDSAGQDPRLEARDHALVELLYGCGLRVGELEGLDACAGPQARGWLDLESAEAHVLGKGAKRRSVPIGQAALQAVRAWLALRPQLAAAQEPALFVGPRGARLGASQIRLRLKARALAAGMPTHVHPHMLRHSFASHVLQSSGDLRAVQELLGHAHITTTQIYTQLDFQHLARVYDSAHPRAKKQAAPSDKP, via the coding sequence ATGAGCCCGCAGCGCAGGCCGACTGACGCGGCAGCCTCCGAGCGGCCTGCCGAAGCGGGGCCGCTGGCGCCCTTGCTGCAGGCCTATCTCGACCATGTGCGGGTGCAGCGCCGCCTGTCAGCGCGCACCTTGGTGATCTACACCGATGGCCTGCGCCGCTTGCAGGCTCTGGCCGAGGATGCGGGCATTGATCTGTTGCAACTGAGCAGCGCGCAGGCGAGGCGCTGGGCGGCGCGTCTGCATGCATCCAGCGAGGGACGGGCTGGCTTGGGGCCGCGCAGCATTGCCTTGCTGCTCTCGGTCTGGCGGGGCCTCTACCGCTGGTTGGGCCGGGAAGGGCGCGTGGCCTTCAACCCCTTTGATGGCTTGCGGCCACCCAAATCGGCCAAGCCCCTGCCCAAGGCCTTGGCGGTGGATGATGCCGTGCAACTGGCCAGTTACCGCGACGACAGCGCCGGGCAAGACCCGCGCCTGGAGGCGCGCGACCATGCCCTGGTCGAGCTGCTCTACGGCTGCGGCCTGCGCGTGGGCGAGCTGGAGGGGCTGGATGCCTGCGCTGGCCCGCAGGCGCGCGGCTGGTTGGATCTGGAGTCGGCCGAGGCTCATGTGCTGGGCAAGGGCGCGAAACGCCGCTCCGTGCCCATCGGCCAAGCCGCCTTGCAGGCCGTGCGGGCCTGGTTGGCCTTGCGGCCGCAGCTGGCTGCGGCGCAGGAGCCGGCGCTGTTTGTCGGCCCGCGCGGTGCTCGCCTCGGTGCCTCGCAGATCCGGCTTCGGCTCAAGGCGCGTGCGCTGGCAGCGGGCATGCCCACCCATGTGCATCCGCACATGCTGCGCCACTCTTTTGCCAGCCATGTGCTGCAGTCCAGTGGCGATTTGCGCGCGGTGCAGGAGCTGCTGGGTCATGCCCACATCACCACCACGCAGATTTACACCCAGCTGGATTTCCAGCATCTGGCGCGGGTCTACGACAGCGCCCACCCGCGCGCCAAGAAGCAGGCCGCGCCGTCCGACAAGCCCTAG
- a CDS encoding DUF484 family protein, translating into MSSQAPTVTEQDIADFLARTPSFFERHAELLAKVQLSHPHGARAVSLQERQAEMLREKIKGLEQKIIEMIRNGQENVAIADRLHRWTQALMLTVATAELPAVLLKELRHQFLIPQAGLRLWGVDAAFAEHECARPVSTDVKSFASSLSQPYCGVNSGFEAAGWLQAADGSEGGATSLALIPLQHGTPARSFGLLVLGSPDPTRYTAEMGTEFLTRVGDIASAALARWLPAAPAPAADEPAAQAD; encoded by the coding sequence GTGAGCAGCCAAGCCCCCACCGTCACCGAGCAGGACATCGCCGACTTTCTGGCCCGCACCCCCAGCTTTTTCGAGCGCCACGCCGAGTTGCTGGCCAAGGTGCAGCTGAGCCACCCGCATGGTGCGCGCGCCGTGTCCCTGCAAGAGCGCCAGGCCGAAATGCTGCGCGAGAAGATCAAAGGCCTGGAGCAGAAGATCATCGAGATGATCCGCAATGGCCAGGAGAACGTGGCCATTGCCGACCGCCTGCACCGCTGGACCCAGGCCTTGATGCTGACCGTGGCCACGGCCGAGCTGCCGGCCGTGCTGCTGAAAGAGCTGCGCCACCAGTTTCTGATCCCGCAAGCCGGTCTGCGACTCTGGGGTGTGGATGCGGCCTTTGCCGAGCATGAATGCGCGCGCCCGGTCAGCACCGATGTGAAGAGCTTTGCCTCCAGCCTGAGCCAGCCCTACTGCGGCGTCAACTCGGGCTTCGAAGCGGCGGGCTGGTTGCAGGCCGCCGATGGCAGCGAGGGCGGCGCCACCTCCCTGGCCCTGATTCCCTTGCAACACGGCACGCCGGCGCGCAGCTTTGGCCTGCTGGTGCTGGGCTCGCCCGACCCGACCCGCTACACCGCCGAGATGGGCACCGAGTTCCTGACCCGCGTGGGCGATATCGCCAGCGCGGCCCTGGCCCGCTGGCTGCCAGCCGCACCGGCGCCCGCCGCTGATGAGCCCGCAGCGCAGGCCGACTGA
- the dapF gene encoding diaminopimelate epimerase — translation MNLRFTKMQGAGNDFCVIDATQHALTLSPAQLQRLGDRRFGVGCDQILVIESSRAPGVDFRYRIFNGSSGAEVEHCGNGARCFVRYVNEKGLSAKRSITVETVNKRLELHLRDDGRVSVDMGAPIFELARVPFNAEGLSPRLQGGFELWPLADLGVEVAVLSMGNPHAVMLVDDVDQSPVAQLGPQVETHARFPRKVNVGFLQIVSRSAVRLRVFERDAGETLACGTGACAAVVAGMRLGLLDAAVEVQTRGGDLKIEWAGAGASSAALDAPVIMTGPAQTVFEGEISL, via the coding sequence ATGAACCTGCGCTTCACCAAGATGCAGGGCGCCGGCAATGACTTCTGTGTCATCGACGCGACCCAGCACGCCCTGACCCTCAGCCCCGCGCAACTGCAGCGCTTGGGCGACCGGCGCTTCGGTGTCGGCTGCGACCAGATCCTGGTGATCGAGTCCAGCCGCGCGCCTGGCGTGGATTTTCGCTACCGCATCTTCAACGGCAGCAGCGGTGCCGAGGTCGAGCATTGCGGCAACGGCGCCCGTTGCTTTGTGCGTTATGTGAACGAGAAAGGCCTGTCGGCCAAGCGCAGCATCACGGTCGAGACGGTCAACAAGCGCCTGGAGCTGCATCTGCGCGACGATGGCCGGGTCAGCGTGGACATGGGCGCGCCCATCTTCGAGCTGGCCCGTGTGCCTTTCAATGCCGAGGGCCTGAGCCCGCGGCTGCAAGGAGGTTTCGAGCTCTGGCCGCTGGCGGATCTTGGCGTTGAAGTCGCCGTGCTGTCCATGGGCAACCCGCATGCGGTGATGCTGGTGGACGATGTGGACCAAAGCCCGGTGGCGCAGCTCGGCCCCCAGGTCGAAACCCATGCGCGTTTCCCGCGCAAGGTCAATGTCGGCTTCTTGCAGATCGTTTCGCGCTCGGCGGTGCGCTTGCGCGTGTTCGAACGCGATGCCGGCGAGACCCTGGCCTGCGGCACCGGCGCTTGTGCGGCCGTGGTGGCTGGCATGCGTTTGGGCTTGCTCGATGCGGCCGTCGAGGTGCAGACCCGCGGCGGGGATTTGAAGATTGAATGGGCTGGCGCCGGTGCGTCATCGGCGGCCCTGGACGCGCCGGTCATCATGACCGGGCCGGCGCAAACCGTGTTTGAAGGAGAGATCTCGCTGTGA
- a CDS encoding LpxL/LpxP family acyltransferase, with the protein MLSIWGAKFLIGLLWLLHFLPLPLLAALGRGLGALLWWAARSRRRIALRNIELCFPELSATQRLALAREHFAWMGRSVLERGLLWFAPAERLQRLMTIKGDIQLAQRAETPVMWLLPHFAGLEWAAPALMLNQTCPGVDVYSRQSNPVFDAQLLAGRARFGKTAFVDRHDGIRPVLRLIREGYAFLNAPDMDFGAKDSAFIPFFGVPACTLLAPAKIARSMGMTVQPLVVTMKPGGQGYLIEAFEAPAGYPSGDLEADARTLNAWLEARIRENPAQYLWVHKRFKTRPEGEASLY; encoded by the coding sequence ATGCTGTCCATCTGGGGTGCCAAATTCCTGATCGGCCTGCTCTGGCTGCTGCACTTTCTGCCGCTGCCGCTGCTGGCTGCCCTGGGCCGCGGCCTGGGGGCCTTGCTGTGGTGGGCGGCCCGCTCGCGGCGGCGCATCGCCTTGCGCAATATCGAGCTCTGTTTTCCGGAGCTGAGCGCGACCCAGCGCCTGGCCCTGGCGCGCGAGCATTTCGCTTGGATGGGCCGCAGCGTGCTGGAGCGCGGCCTGCTCTGGTTCGCCCCGGCCGAGCGCCTGCAGCGCCTGATGACGATCAAGGGCGACATCCAGCTGGCCCAGCGCGCCGAAACGCCGGTGATGTGGTTGCTGCCGCATTTCGCCGGCCTGGAGTGGGCGGCGCCGGCCCTGATGCTGAACCAGACCTGCCCCGGCGTGGATGTCTACTCGCGCCAGAGCAATCCGGTGTTCGACGCCCAGCTGCTGGCCGGGCGCGCTCGCTTCGGCAAAACGGCGTTTGTGGATCGCCACGACGGCATCCGCCCGGTGCTGCGCCTGATCCGCGAGGGCTATGCCTTTTTGAATGCGCCCGATATGGACTTCGGCGCCAAGGACTCGGCCTTCATCCCCTTTTTCGGTGTGCCCGCCTGCACCCTGCTGGCCCCGGCCAAGATCGCGCGCAGCATGGGCATGACGGTGCAGCCCCTGGTGGTGACCATGAAGCCGGGCGGTCAGGGCTATCTGATCGAGGCCTTCGAGGCGCCGGCCGGCTACCCCAGCGGCGATCTGGAGGCCGATGCGCGCACGCTCAACGCCTGGTTGGAGGCGCGCATTCGCGAGAATCCGGCCCAGTACCTTTGGGTGCACAAGCGTTTCAAGACCCGGCCCGAGGGTGAAGCTTCTCTGTACTGA
- a CDS encoding lysophospholipid acyltransferase family protein, giving the protein MFLLLRLLSKCPLRLLHAVGAMAGWLTFWASPTYRRRYRANVAQAGLAWSAVSDGVAAAGRMIAELPWLWLRPPGTPLGERVRWDGAELIEQALQDRRGLVLMTPHLACFEICAQAYAERFAESANAPITVLFRPARQAWLREVVDGSRGRPGLETAPANLAGVRQMIRALRQGHTIGLLPDQVPPEGLGVWAPFFGHPAYTMTLASRLLQQTGARALLIWGERLEKGQGFVVHVRPGPEIGRELTPESAALHINRSMEELILQAPSQYLWGYHRYKQPRGLDIGAAPTAVPAPAAGPAAGPVVESER; this is encoded by the coding sequence ATGTTCCTGCTCCTTCGCCTTCTTTCTAAATGTCCCTTGCGTCTGCTCCATGCCGTCGGCGCGATGGCGGGCTGGCTGACCTTCTGGGCCTCGCCGACCTACCGGCGCCGTTACCGCGCCAATGTGGCTCAGGCCGGCCTGGCCTGGTCGGCCGTGAGCGATGGCGTGGCGGCGGCGGGGCGCATGATTGCCGAGCTGCCCTGGCTCTGGCTGCGCCCGCCGGGCACGCCGCTCGGCGAGCGCGTCCGCTGGGACGGCGCCGAGCTGATCGAGCAGGCCTTGCAGGACCGGCGCGGCCTGGTGCTGATGACGCCGCACCTGGCCTGCTTCGAAATCTGCGCCCAGGCCTATGCCGAGCGATTTGCCGAAAGTGCCAATGCCCCCATCACCGTGCTGTTCCGCCCGGCCCGCCAGGCCTGGCTGCGTGAGGTGGTGGACGGCTCGCGTGGCCGCCCGGGCCTGGAGACGGCGCCGGCCAACCTGGCCGGCGTGCGGCAAATGATCCGCGCTCTGCGCCAGGGCCACACCATCGGCCTGCTGCCCGACCAGGTGCCGCCCGAGGGCCTGGGCGTCTGGGCGCCGTTCTTCGGCCATCCGGCCTACACCATGACCCTGGCCAGCCGCCTGCTGCAGCAGACCGGCGCGCGTGCCCTGCTGATTTGGGGCGAGCGTCTAGAGAAAGGCCAGGGTTTCGTGGTGCATGTGCGACCCGGCCCCGAGATCGGCCGTGAATTGACGCCAGAATCGGCCGCCCTTCATATCAATCGATCCATGGAAGAGCTGATTCTCCAAGCGCCCAGCCAGTACCTCTGGGGCTACCACCGCTACAAGCAGCCACGCGGCCTGGACATCGGTGCTGCGCCGACGGCCGTGCCGGCGCCAGCGGCTGGACCTGCAGCCGGTCCTGTCGTTGAGTCGGAGCGCTGA
- the metK gene encoding methionine adenosyltransferase, translating to MANDFLFTSESVSEGHPDKVADQISDAILDAIFTQDPLSRVAAETLTNTGLVVLAGEITTNAHVDYIQVARDTIKRIGYDNTEYGIDYKGCAVLVAYDKQSNDIAQGVDRASDDHLNIGAGDQGLMFGYACDETPELMPAPIYYAHRLVERQAQMRKDGRLPFLRPDAKSQVTMRYVDGKPHSIDTVVLSSQHAPEMSDGAKMKPEFIEAVIEEIIKPVLPKEWLKDTKYLINPTGRFVIGGPQGDCGLTGRKIIVDTYGGACPHGGGAFSGKDPSKVDRSAAYAARYVAKNIVAAGLARQCQIQVAYAIGVARPMNVTVYTEGTGVISDDKIAALVNEHFDLRPKGIIQMLDLLRPIYAKTAAYGHFGREEPEFTWERTDKAAALRAAAGL from the coding sequence GTGGCGAACGATTTTCTCTTTACTTCGGAATCGGTTTCTGAAGGTCACCCGGACAAGGTGGCTGACCAGATCTCTGACGCGATTCTCGACGCAATCTTCACCCAAGACCCCTTGTCGCGAGTGGCAGCCGAAACCCTGACCAACACGGGTCTGGTGGTGCTGGCCGGTGAAATCACCACCAACGCCCATGTGGATTACATCCAGGTGGCGCGCGACACCATCAAGCGCATTGGCTACGACAACACCGAGTACGGCATCGACTACAAGGGTTGCGCCGTGCTGGTGGCCTACGACAAGCAGTCGAACGACATCGCCCAGGGCGTGGACCGCGCCAGCGACGACCACCTGAACATCGGCGCCGGCGACCAAGGCTTGATGTTCGGCTACGCCTGCGACGAGACGCCCGAGCTGATGCCGGCACCGATCTACTACGCCCACCGTCTGGTCGAGCGCCAGGCGCAGATGCGCAAGGACGGCCGCCTGCCCTTCCTGCGCCCGGACGCCAAGAGCCAGGTGACCATGCGCTATGTGGACGGCAAGCCGCACAGCATCGACACCGTGGTGCTGTCCAGCCAGCACGCGCCCGAGATGAGCGACGGCGCCAAGATGAAGCCCGAGTTCATCGAGGCGGTGATCGAGGAGATCATCAAGCCGGTGCTGCCCAAGGAATGGCTGAAGGACACGAAGTACCTGATCAACCCGACCGGCCGTTTCGTCATCGGCGGCCCGCAAGGTGATTGCGGCCTGACCGGCCGCAAGATCATCGTCGACACCTACGGCGGCGCCTGCCCGCACGGCGGCGGCGCGTTCTCGGGCAAGGACCCGAGCAAGGTCGACCGCTCGGCCGCCTATGCCGCCCGTTATGTGGCCAAGAACATCGTCGCCGCCGGCCTGGCGCGCCAGTGCCAGATCCAGGTCGCCTACGCCATCGGCGTGGCCCGCCCGATGAATGTGACGGTCTACACCGAAGGCACTGGCGTGATCAGCGACGACAAGATCGCCGCCCTGGTCAATGAGCACTTCGACCTGCGCCCCAAGGGCATCATCCAGATGCTGGACCTGCTGCGCCCGATCTACGCCAAGACAGCCGCCTACGGCCACTTCGGCCGCGAAGAGCCCGAGTTCACGTGGGAACGGACCGATAAGGCTGCAGCACTGCGTGCTGCAGCTGGGCTGTAA
- a CDS encoding response regulator has product MANVLVVDDSNTMREIVAGYLSQNGFQVAVATDGRDGLLQLRSDPGIKLIVSDVNMPNMDGLTMAEKIRKELGNKDVRIIMLTTEDNPAMRSRGKDVGVTGWIVKPFRGDAVLAPFKKFCGLS; this is encoded by the coding sequence ATGGCGAATGTTCTGGTGGTTGACGACTCCAACACCATGCGCGAAATCGTGGCCGGTTACCTGAGCCAGAACGGCTTTCAGGTCGCCGTGGCCACCGATGGGCGCGATGGCCTGCTGCAGCTGCGCAGCGACCCCGGCATCAAGCTCATCGTCAGCGATGTCAACATGCCCAATATGGACGGCCTGACCATGGCCGAGAAGATCCGCAAGGAGCTGGGCAACAAGGATGTGCGCATCATCATGCTCACCACCGAAGACAACCCCGCCATGCGCTCGCGCGGCAAGGATGTCGGCGTGACCGGCTGGATCGTCAAGCCCTTCCGCGGCGATGCGGTGCTGGCGCCGTTCAAGAAGTTCTGCGGCTTGAGCTGA
- a CDS encoding chemotaxis protein CheX, with protein MTETTQLEAKVLLLEHDAAQYQVLTEFCQSVGLMAFPRSSADALATLAQNKDLGGVLLAEDLPCEGEDGLHLARAIHKLRPELPIFLRRTTDRPLTPEEEKVVRHRWNTGDLDHLKAAVEYSIFSLRYPTRLVYGIVELTRSALAAMFPNALVVSESPYVVHDRIIHGEVSTLIAIESTWCRGYMMLQTEESALRQGLIQGFSYAGIGGDLNFRELNHMLGETTNLIWGAFKNRYIPPKAFANQQTQVPIVINHEHKYISFGSQDPQLCIRYQLSDPFRPGLPPLMIVQRFIFNLHWSPDEFAEFDAEAPEVGPTGELELF; from the coding sequence ATGACCGAAACCACCCAACTTGAAGCCAAGGTACTGCTGCTGGAGCATGACGCCGCGCAGTACCAGGTGCTGACCGAGTTTTGCCAGTCCGTGGGCCTGATGGCCTTTCCCCGCTCGTCAGCCGATGCCTTGGCCACCCTGGCCCAGAACAAGGACCTCGGCGGGGTGCTGCTGGCAGAAGACCTGCCTTGCGAGGGCGAGGACGGTCTGCACCTGGCGCGCGCCATCCACAAGCTGCGGCCCGAGTTGCCCATCTTTTTGCGCCGCACCACCGACCGGCCGCTCACGCCCGAGGAAGAAAAAGTGGTGCGCCACCGCTGGAACACCGGCGATCTGGATCACCTCAAGGCCGCAGTCGAGTACTCCATCTTCAGCCTGCGCTACCCGACGCGCCTGGTCTACGGCATCGTCGAGCTGACCCGCTCGGCCCTGGCCGCCATGTTCCCCAATGCCCTGGTGGTGTCCGAGTCGCCCTATGTGGTGCACGACCGCATCATCCACGGCGAGGTCTCCACCCTGATCGCCATCGAGAGCACCTGGTGCCGCGGCTACATGATGCTGCAGACCGAGGAAAGCGCGCTGCGCCAGGGCCTGATCCAGGGCTTCAGCTACGCCGGCATCGGAGGCGACCTGAACTTTCGCGAGCTCAACCACATGCTGGGCGAGACCACCAACCTGATCTGGGGTGCGTTCAAGAACCGCTACATCCCGCCCAAGGCCTTTGCCAACCAGCAGACCCAGGTGCCCATCGTCATCAACCACGAGCACAAATACATCTCCTTTGGCTCGCAGGACCCGCAGCTGTGCATCCGCTACCAGCTCTCCGATCCCTTCCGGCCGGGCCTGCCGCCGCTGATGATCGTGCAGCGCTTCATCTTCAATCTGCACTGGTCGCCCGATGAGTTTGCCGAGTTCGACGCCGAGGCGCCCGAGGTCGGCCCCACAGGCGAGCTGGAACTCTTTTGA